A single Pseudomonas brassicacearum DNA region contains:
- a CDS encoding MFS transporter, with amino-acid sequence MKTLPASVLAKISWRLLPFLLLMYIMAFLDRANVGFAKQAFQADSGIGDAAFAFGAGVFFAGYALLEVPSNLILHRVGARLWMCRIMVTWGLVSAAMVFAHDETSFYVLRFLLGVAEAGFFPGVILYLTYWFPSAARGKAMGFFYFGAPLAFIFGSPLSGLLLELDGFAGVQGWQWLFAVEGLMASAVGIWAYWYLDNRPADAKWLTAEERRQVQALLDAEDQHKQSHGRGLLSVLCQPSVLYLCLIYLLIQASVYGVVFYLPTQVGGLMGSKVGLMVGLVTAIPWICALCAAYLIPGYSDRTGQRRRTAALTLLMAAAGIACSVSVSSPLLGIVALCFAASGFIAVQPVFWTFPSSYLAGSAAAAGIALINSFGALGGFIAPVLKNWAEGAFHSPAAGLYLLSVTTVIAALLVLGIHSPGQRASKTPATV; translated from the coding sequence ATGAAGACTCTTCCTGCGTCTGTGCTGGCCAAGATTTCCTGGCGTCTGCTGCCCTTCCTGTTGCTGATGTACATCATGGCGTTTCTCGACCGCGCCAACGTCGGGTTCGCCAAACAGGCCTTCCAGGCCGACTCCGGTATAGGCGATGCGGCCTTCGCCTTTGGTGCCGGGGTGTTCTTTGCCGGCTACGCGCTACTGGAAGTGCCGAGCAACCTGATCCTGCACCGCGTCGGTGCCAGGTTGTGGATGTGCCGGATCATGGTCACCTGGGGCCTGGTGTCGGCCGCCATGGTCTTTGCCCACGACGAAACGAGTTTCTACGTGCTGCGCTTCTTGCTGGGCGTGGCCGAAGCCGGGTTCTTTCCCGGTGTCATCCTCTACCTCACCTATTGGTTCCCCTCGGCGGCCCGGGGCAAGGCCATGGGCTTCTTCTATTTCGGCGCGCCGCTGGCGTTCATCTTCGGCAGCCCGCTGTCGGGCCTGTTGTTGGAGCTGGACGGTTTTGCCGGTGTTCAGGGCTGGCAGTGGTTGTTCGCCGTTGAAGGCCTGATGGCCTCGGCCGTGGGCATCTGGGCCTATTGGTACCTGGACAACCGCCCCGCCGATGCCAAATGGCTGACGGCAGAAGAGCGCCGTCAGGTCCAGGCGCTGCTCGATGCCGAGGACCAGCACAAACAATCCCACGGCCGCGGCTTGCTCAGCGTGCTGTGCCAACCCTCCGTGTTGTACCTGTGCCTGATTTACCTGCTGATCCAGGCCAGCGTCTATGGCGTGGTGTTTTACCTGCCGACCCAGGTGGGCGGCCTGATGGGCAGCAAGGTCGGGCTGATGGTGGGGCTGGTCACGGCAATTCCGTGGATCTGCGCCCTGTGCGCGGCCTATCTGATTCCCGGTTACAGCGACCGCACCGGCCAGCGCCGCCGTACCGCCGCGTTGACTTTGCTGATGGCAGCCGCCGGGATCGCCTGTTCGGTGAGCGTGTCCAGCCCATTGCTGGGGATCGTTGCCCTGTGCTTCGCCGCTTCCGGCTTCATCGCCGTGCAACCGGTGTTCTGGACCTTTCCGTCCAGCTACCTGGCCGGCAGCGCGGCAGCAGCGGGCATCGCGTTGATCAATTCCTTTGGCGCCCTCGGCGGCTTCATCGCCCCGGTGCTGAAAAATTGGGCCGAAGGCGCCTTCCACTCCCCCGCCGCGGGCCTCTACCTGCTCTCCGTTACTACCGTTATCGCCGCGTTGCTGGTGCTGGGTATCCACTCGCCCGGCCAACGCGCTTCGAAGACGCCTGCCACTGTTTAA
- the rhmD gene encoding L-rhamnonate dehydratase, whose protein sequence is MGIPTIKHVRAFVLRGGGADYHDQADGHWIDDHIATPMSKYPDYRQSRRSFGINVLGTLVVEIEASDGTVGFAVTTGGEPAAYIVEKHLARFVEGARVTDIEKIWDQMYQSTLYYGRKGLVINTISGVDLALWDLLGKIRQEPVHQLLGGAVRDELQFYATGARPDLAQKMGFIGGKMPLHHGPAEGEQGLRKNLEALATMRERVGPDFWLMLDCWMSLDLNYATRLAVGAHEYGLKWIEEALPPDDYWGYAALRNNVPKGMLVTTGEHEATRWGFRMLLEMGCCDIIQPDVGWCGGLTELVKISALADAHNALVIPHGSSVYSYHFVATRHNSPFAEFLMMAPKADEVVPMFHPQLLGEPVPVEGRMRLSALDQPGFGVTLNPDCQLHRPYHRERSTP, encoded by the coding sequence ATGGGTATTCCCACAATCAAACACGTTCGCGCCTTCGTGCTTCGAGGCGGCGGCGCGGATTATCACGATCAGGCCGATGGCCATTGGATCGACGATCACATCGCCACACCCATGAGCAAGTACCCGGACTACCGCCAGAGCCGTCGCAGTTTCGGCATCAATGTGCTCGGCACCCTGGTGGTGGAAATCGAAGCCAGCGATGGCACCGTCGGGTTCGCCGTGACGACCGGTGGCGAGCCTGCGGCCTACATCGTTGAAAAGCACCTGGCACGATTTGTCGAAGGCGCCCGGGTGACCGACATCGAGAAGATCTGGGACCAGATGTACCAGTCGACGCTTTACTACGGTCGCAAGGGCCTGGTGATCAACACGATATCCGGTGTGGACCTGGCGCTCTGGGACTTGCTCGGCAAGATCCGCCAGGAGCCGGTGCATCAATTGCTCGGTGGCGCGGTGCGTGACGAGTTGCAGTTCTATGCCACCGGGGCACGGCCGGACCTGGCGCAGAAAATGGGCTTCATCGGCGGCAAGATGCCGTTGCACCACGGCCCGGCCGAAGGCGAGCAAGGCCTGCGCAAGAATCTTGAAGCACTGGCAACCATGCGCGAGCGGGTCGGCCCCGATTTCTGGCTGATGCTCGATTGCTGGATGAGCCTGGACCTCAACTACGCCACCCGGCTCGCGGTCGGCGCCCACGAGTACGGTTTGAAGTGGATCGAAGAGGCGTTGCCGCCCGACGACTATTGGGGCTACGCGGCGCTGCGCAACAACGTGCCCAAGGGCATGCTGGTAACCACCGGTGAGCATGAGGCCACACGCTGGGGCTTTCGCATGCTGTTGGAAATGGGCTGTTGCGACATCATCCAACCGGACGTTGGCTGGTGCGGCGGCCTCACCGAACTGGTGAAGATCTCGGCCCTGGCCGACGCCCACAATGCGCTGGTGATCCCCCACGGCTCATCGGTCTACAGCTATCACTTCGTCGCCACCCGACATAACAGCCCGTTCGCCGAGTTTCTGATGATGGCGCCCAAGGCCGACGAAGTGGTGCCGATGTTCCACCCGCAACTGTTGGGTGAACCGGTGCCGGTGGAAGGCCGCATGCGCCTGTCTGCCCTTGACCAACCTGGCTTCGGCGTGACGCTCAATCCGGATTGCCAGTTGCACCGGCCGTATCACCGCGAAAGGAGCACGCCATGA
- a CDS encoding aldolase/citrate lyase family protein — protein sequence MNMPRNAFKAALTSTQTQYGIWAGFASGYAAEIVAGTGYDWMLIDGEHAPNTVPSILSQLQAVAPYATSPVVRAVTGDTNLIKQLLDVGAQTLMIPMVETAEQAQALVRAMRYPPHGIRGVGGGLTRATRWDGVANYLTTAHEELCLIVQVESRTGVENVEAIAAVEGVDAVFIGPADLSIGLGHAGNPGHPEVQERIRHAVDATLAAGKACGILAPNEADARRYQAWGCQFIAVAIDISLLRQSAQATLARYREPSAPQAPSRTY from the coding sequence ATGAACATGCCCCGCAACGCCTTCAAGGCCGCGCTCACCTCAACGCAAACCCAGTACGGTATCTGGGCCGGTTTCGCCAGCGGTTACGCCGCTGAAATCGTCGCCGGTACCGGTTACGACTGGATGCTGATCGATGGCGAGCACGCGCCCAACACCGTACCCAGCATACTCAGCCAGCTCCAGGCCGTGGCGCCCTATGCCACCTCGCCGGTGGTGCGGGCGGTGACCGGCGATACCAACCTGATCAAGCAGTTGCTGGATGTCGGTGCCCAGACCCTGATGATTCCCATGGTCGAAACCGCCGAGCAGGCCCAGGCCCTGGTGCGCGCCATGCGTTACCCGCCCCATGGCATTCGTGGAGTGGGCGGCGGCCTGACCCGCGCCACTCGTTGGGACGGTGTGGCGAACTACCTCACCACCGCCCATGAAGAACTGTGCCTGATCGTCCAGGTGGAATCGCGCACGGGTGTGGAAAACGTCGAAGCCATCGCTGCAGTGGAGGGCGTGGACGCGGTGTTCATCGGCCCCGCCGACCTGTCCATCGGCCTCGGCCATGCAGGCAACCCGGGGCATCCCGAGGTACAGGAACGCATCCGGCACGCGGTTGACGCCACCCTCGCGGCGGGCAAGGCCTGCGGCATCCTGGCGCCCAACGAAGCCGATGCGCGTCGCTATCAGGCTTGGGGCTGCCAGTTCATTGCGGTGGCCATCGACATCAGCCTGCTGCGCCAGAGCGCCCAGGCCACCCTCGCCCGCTATCGCGAACCGAGCGCCCCCCAAGCGCCATCGCGCACGTACTGA
- the aldA gene encoding aldehyde dehydrogenase, whose amino-acid sequence MSSVPVFQNFINGQFTHSETHLDVYNPATGALLSRVPASTASDVDRALAAARAAQQDWSAKPAIERAGYLRRIASKLRENVAHLARTITLEQGKISALAEVEVNFTADYLNYMAEWARRIEGEIITSDRPGENIFLFRKPLGVVAGILPWNFPFFLIARKMAPALLTGNTIVIKPSEETPNNCFEFARLVAETDLPPGVFNVVCGDGQVGAALSSHKGVDMISFTGSVDTGSRIMTAAAANITKLNLELGGKAPAIVLADADLALAVKAIRDSRIINTGQVCNCAERVYVERKVADQFIERISAAMSATRYGDPLAEPDVEMGPLINRQGLDSVERKVRTALQQGASLISGGRVADRPDGLHFQPTVLAGCNASMDIMREEIFGPVLPIQIVDDLDEAIALANDCDYGLTSSVYTRDLSRAMHAIRGLDFGETYVNRENFEAMQGFHAGVRKSGVGGADGKHGLYEYTHTHAVYLQS is encoded by the coding sequence ATGTCATCCGTTCCCGTATTCCAGAACTTCATCAACGGCCAGTTCACCCACAGCGAAACGCACCTGGACGTGTACAACCCGGCCACCGGTGCATTGCTGTCCCGGGTCCCGGCCTCCACTGCCAGCGACGTTGACCGGGCCTTGGCTGCCGCCCGCGCCGCGCAGCAAGACTGGTCAGCCAAACCGGCCATCGAACGCGCCGGCTACCTGCGGCGCATCGCCAGCAAACTGCGGGAGAACGTTGCGCACCTGGCACGCACCATCACCCTGGAACAAGGCAAGATCAGTGCTCTGGCCGAAGTGGAGGTGAACTTCACCGCTGACTACCTCAACTACATGGCCGAGTGGGCCCGGCGCATCGAAGGCGAAATCATCACCAGTGACCGCCCTGGGGAAAACATTTTCCTGTTCCGCAAGCCCCTGGGTGTGGTGGCGGGCATCCTGCCGTGGAATTTTCCGTTTTTCCTGATTGCTCGCAAAATGGCCCCGGCGCTGTTGACCGGCAACACCATCGTTATCAAGCCCAGCGAAGAAACCCCGAACAACTGTTTCGAATTCGCCCGGTTGGTGGCCGAAACCGATTTGCCACCCGGCGTATTCAACGTGGTGTGTGGCGACGGCCAAGTGGGCGCGGCCTTGAGCAGTCACAAAGGCGTGGACATGATCAGTTTTACCGGCAGCGTTGATACCGGCTCGCGGATCATGACGGCGGCTGCGGCGAACATCACCAAACTCAACCTGGAGCTGGGCGGCAAGGCCCCGGCCATTGTGTTGGCAGACGCTGACTTGGCGTTGGCGGTCAAGGCGATTCGCGACTCGCGGATCATCAACACCGGTCAAGTCTGTAACTGTGCCGAGCGGGTCTACGTGGAGCGCAAGGTCGCCGATCAATTCATCGAACGCATCAGCGCGGCCATGTCCGCCACTCGCTACGGCGACCCGCTGGCCGAGCCTGATGTCGAAATGGGCCCTTTGATCAACCGCCAGGGCTTGGACAGCGTCGAGCGCAAAGTGCGGACCGCCCTGCAGCAAGGTGCCAGCCTGATCAGCGGAGGCCGCGTGGCAGACCGCCCCGACGGCTTGCACTTCCAACCCACCGTACTGGCCGGTTGCAACGCCTCGATGGACATCATGCGCGAGGAAATCTTCGGTCCGGTATTGCCCATCCAGATCGTCGACGACCTGGACGAAGCGATCGCCCTGGCCAATGACTGCGACTATGGCCTGACCTCTTCGGTCTATACCCGGGACTTGAGCCGCGCCATGCACGCCATTCGAGGCCTGGACTTTGGCGAGACCTACGTCAACCGCGAAAACTTCGAAGCCATGCAAGGGTTCCATGCCGGGGTGCGCAAGTCCGGGGTGGGCGGGGCCGACGGCAAGCATGGTTTGTATGAGTACACCCATACCCATGCGGTGTACTTGCAAAGCTGA
- a CDS encoding four-helix bundle copper-binding protein, with the protein MNSRYEACIAECIACAMACETCAASCLREQNVQMMAKCIELDRDCADLCRLAATLMKRDSRVAAQLCSVCAAICRACGEECGKHESTHCQDCAKACRSCADACERMAA; encoded by the coding sequence ATGAACAGTCGTTACGAAGCCTGCATAGCCGAATGCATCGCCTGCGCCATGGCCTGTGAAACCTGCGCGGCTTCTTGCCTGCGTGAGCAGAACGTACAGATGATGGCCAAGTGCATCGAACTGGACCGTGACTGCGCCGACCTTTGTCGGCTTGCCGCCACGCTCATGAAGCGCGACAGCCGCGTCGCCGCACAACTGTGCAGCGTGTGCGCGGCTATTTGCCGTGCATGTGGTGAGGAGTGTGGCAAACACGAATCGACACACTGCCAGGATTGTGCAAAAGCCTGCCGGTCTTGTGCCGACGCGTGTGAGCGAATGGCAGCTTGA
- a CDS encoding LysE family translocator, producing MDQLLPFALFAFVASITPGPTNILVLSHSSRFGLATTVPIILGACAAAALLVLLVGTGLGDVLARHATIQTLLSWAGIAWLSWMAWQIFSAPAQAIDPQRPVEGPRLGLAGAAGLQLVNPKTWMMALAVVSVFAGAEADRTVRVLWLSLAFFAISIPCMTVWACLGRGAARFCRSAVAMGRFNRVMAVMLLVSAWLTLVV from the coding sequence ATGGACCAGTTACTGCCGTTTGCCTTGTTCGCGTTTGTCGCCTCCATCACCCCGGGCCCGACCAATATCCTGGTGTTGAGCCATAGCTCGCGTTTCGGCCTGGCAACCACCGTGCCGATCATCCTCGGCGCCTGCGCGGCGGCGGCCTTGTTGGTGCTTTTGGTCGGCACCGGGTTGGGAGACGTGTTGGCGCGCCATGCGACGATTCAGACGCTGCTCTCATGGGCGGGCATCGCCTGGTTGAGTTGGATGGCCTGGCAGATTTTCAGCGCGCCGGCCCAGGCCATCGACCCGCAGCGTCCCGTCGAAGGCCCGCGGCTGGGCCTGGCAGGGGCCGCCGGGTTGCAGTTGGTGAACCCGAAAACCTGGATGATGGCGTTGGCGGTGGTCAGCGTTTTCGCGGGTGCCGAGGCCGACCGCACCGTGCGGGTCCTCTGGCTGTCCCTGGCATTTTTCGCCATTTCGATCCCATGCATGACCGTCTGGGCCTGCCTGGGCCGCGGCGCCGCACGGTTCTGCCGTTCCGCCGTGGCGATGGGACGGTTCAATCGGGTCATGGCGGTGATGCTGCTGGTGTCGGCGTGGTTGACCTTGGTGGTCTGA
- a CDS encoding AraC family transcriptional regulator: MTARNWIDLKQDATSGIETVHAHFEGHAYDPHWHDTYLVGVTEQGVQQFHCRRQQHNSTPGKVFLLEPGELHDGNAPHEHGFTYRTLYLEPRWLERELRSLFDVAPDNAQLGFAATLTDDARLASATAMAFQSLHEQEIRIVRQTALDTLLANLTQHLHWRARINPDPRLPLVAQQARDYLHSHLSEDIGLDDLAQVTGVDRFRLTRAFKAAFGLAPHAYLIQLRLARARRLLACGESAVAVAAMLGFADQSHLGRWFQRAYRLSPADYRKRCSIVPD; the protein is encoded by the coding sequence ATGACAGCGCGCAACTGGATCGATCTCAAGCAGGACGCCACGTCCGGTATCGAGACCGTGCACGCGCATTTCGAGGGGCATGCCTATGATCCCCACTGGCATGACACTTATCTGGTGGGTGTGACCGAGCAGGGCGTGCAGCAGTTTCATTGCCGGCGCCAGCAGCACAACAGCACGCCGGGTAAAGTATTCCTGCTTGAGCCCGGCGAGTTGCATGACGGCAACGCCCCCCATGAACACGGGTTTACCTACCGTACGTTGTACCTGGAACCCCGATGGCTGGAACGTGAATTGCGTTCCTTGTTCGACGTGGCACCGGACAACGCCCAACTCGGGTTTGCGGCCACCCTGACTGACGACGCGCGGCTGGCGAGTGCCACGGCCATGGCCTTCCAGAGCCTGCATGAGCAGGAGATCCGCATCGTGCGCCAGACGGCCCTCGATACCCTGTTGGCCAACCTCACCCAACACCTGCACTGGCGGGCGCGGATCAACCCGGATCCACGGCTGCCGTTGGTGGCGCAGCAGGCCCGAGACTACCTGCACAGTCACCTGAGCGAAGACATCGGCCTGGATGACCTGGCGCAGGTCACCGGCGTGGATCGTTTCCGCTTGACTCGTGCGTTCAAGGCGGCTTTCGGCCTCGCGCCCCATGCCTATCTGATCCAGTTGCGCCTGGCCCGCGCCCGACGCCTGCTGGCCTGTGGCGAGAGCGCCGTGGCAGTGGCGGCCATGCTCGGTTTTGCCGACCAAAGCCACTTGGGTCGCTGGTTCCAGCGCGCCTATCGCCTGAGCCCGGCGGACTACCGCAAGCGCTGCTCAATTGTTCCAGACTGA
- the ligD gene encoding DNA ligase D, translated as MSRKTLDDYNRMRDFAATPEPAAKRSRKSAKTAHALQFCIQKHDASRLHYDFRLELDGALKSWAVPKGPSLDPKVKRLAVHVEDHPLEYATFEGNIPEGHYGAGDVIVWDRGVWIPQGDPHEAYEKGRLKFELQGEKLSGLWNLVRTHMPGKQEQWFLIKHQDQAARPESEYDVVQAEPNSVLSDRTLVPKRRAKAAAANAVKQPEKAARPKSPKRPSKTTLTGAVAGLLPQTLKPELATLVESAPDGEWLYEIKFDGYRVMARIENGDVRLLTRNGHDWTHKLPKQAEALAALGLASAWLDGEMVVADDEGVPDFQALQNAFEAGSSGKIAYYLFDVPYLNGMDLRKVPVQERRAALAAVLEPNESPLLRFSDAFEQTPDALLNSACQMKMEGLIGKRIGSAYVSRRSNDWIKLKCKNRQEFVVVGFSDPKGARSAFGALLLGLHDADSGQLRYAGKVGTGFNETTLKSIYQQLLPLETKKAAVVNPPTGHEAKGVHWLEPTLLAEVAFAEMTKDGSVRHAVFHGLRNDKPAKDITQELAKPVKKNAAAKKTKAKDEPGATPAKAKTKAPALAGKVRITHPDRVIDASSGTTKLQLAEYYASVAEFILPELADRPVALVRAPDGIAGELFFQKNAEHLAIPGITRLDKALTGQPVMIINNAEALIGAVQMSTVELHTWNATTVDLDKPDRFVLDLDPDPALPWKSMVEATQLTLSVLDELGLKAFLKTSGGKGIHVVVPLTRKLGWDEVKGFSHAIVSHMAKLLPDRFSAVSGPKNRVGRIFIDYLRNGLGATTICAYAARTREGLPVSVPIFREEVAELKGANLWNVHNVHERLAEVGHEPWAGLKKTRQSITAEMRRRIGMRKA; from the coding sequence ATGAGCCGCAAGACCCTGGATGATTACAACCGCATGCGTGACTTCGCCGCCACTCCGGAGCCTGCGGCGAAGCGCTCGCGCAAATCGGCGAAGACGGCCCATGCCTTGCAGTTCTGCATTCAAAAACACGACGCTTCGCGGCTGCATTACGACTTTCGGCTGGAGCTGGACGGCGCGCTCAAGAGTTGGGCGGTGCCCAAAGGCCCCTCCCTGGACCCGAAAGTCAAGCGCCTGGCAGTGCATGTCGAAGACCATCCGCTGGAGTACGCCACGTTCGAAGGCAACATCCCCGAGGGCCATTACGGCGCCGGTGACGTTATCGTCTGGGACCGGGGCGTCTGGATACCCCAAGGAGATCCCCATGAGGCCTATGAAAAAGGCCGGCTAAAGTTCGAGCTGCAAGGCGAAAAGCTCAGCGGCCTGTGGAACCTGGTGCGCACCCACATGCCCGGTAAACAGGAGCAGTGGTTCCTCATCAAGCATCAAGACCAGGCCGCCCGCCCCGAGAGCGAATACGACGTGGTCCAGGCCGAACCGAACAGCGTGCTCAGCGATCGCACCCTGGTGCCCAAGCGCCGCGCCAAGGCCGCTGCAGCCAACGCGGTGAAACAACCGGAAAAGGCCGCCCGGCCGAAATCGCCGAAACGCCCCTCGAAAACCACCCTCACCGGTGCGGTCGCCGGGCTGCTGCCGCAAACCCTCAAGCCGGAACTGGCGACACTGGTGGAAAGCGCGCCCGACGGCGAATGGCTCTATGAGATCAAGTTCGACGGTTATCGGGTCATGGCGCGCATCGAAAATGGCGACGTCAGGCTGCTGACCCGCAACGGCCATGATTGGACCCACAAGTTGCCCAAACAGGCCGAGGCCCTGGCCGCGCTGGGATTGGCATCGGCCTGGCTCGACGGTGAGATGGTGGTCGCCGATGACGAGGGCGTCCCGGATTTCCAAGCCCTGCAAAACGCCTTCGAGGCCGGTAGCAGCGGCAAGATCGCTTATTACCTGTTCGACGTGCCTTACCTCAATGGCATGGATTTGCGCAAAGTGCCGGTGCAAGAGCGCCGGGCCGCATTGGCTGCGGTGCTGGAGCCCAACGAAAGCCCCTTGCTGCGGTTTTCCGACGCCTTTGAGCAAACCCCCGACGCGTTGCTCAACAGCGCCTGCCAGATGAAGATGGAAGGGCTGATCGGCAAGCGCATCGGCAGTGCCTATGTGTCCAGGCGCAGCAACGACTGGATCAAGCTCAAGTGCAAAAATCGCCAGGAATTCGTGGTGGTGGGCTTCAGCGATCCCAAGGGCGCCCGAAGCGCCTTCGGTGCCTTGCTGCTGGGGCTGCATGATGCCGACAGCGGCCAGTTACGCTACGCCGGCAAGGTCGGCACCGGGTTCAACGAAACCACCCTTAAAAGCATCTACCAGCAACTGCTGCCCCTGGAGACGAAAAAGGCCGCCGTGGTCAATCCGCCCACCGGTCATGAAGCCAAGGGCGTTCACTGGCTCGAACCGACGCTGTTGGCCGAAGTGGCCTTTGCCGAAATGACCAAGGACGGCTCGGTGCGCCATGCGGTCTTCCATGGCTTGCGCAACGACAAGCCGGCCAAGGACATCACCCAGGAGCTGGCCAAACCCGTGAAAAAAAACGCTGCGGCAAAAAAAACCAAAGCCAAGGATGAACCTGGCGCGACACCGGCTAAAGCCAAGACCAAGGCACCGGCCCTGGCCGGCAAGGTCCGCATCACCCACCCAGACCGGGTCATTGACGCCAGCAGCGGCACCACCAAGCTGCAACTGGCCGAGTACTACGCCAGCGTGGCCGAATTCATCCTGCCGGAATTGGCGGATCGCCCGGTGGCCTTGGTCAGGGCGCCGGATGGCATCGCCGGGGAACTGTTTTTCCAGAAGAACGCCGAGCACCTGGCGATTCCCGGCATCACCCGTCTGGACAAGGCGCTGACCGGGCAGCCGGTGATGATCATCAACAACGCCGAGGCGTTGATTGGCGCGGTGCAGATGAGCACGGTGGAACTGCACACCTGGAATGCCACCACCGTCGACCTGGACAAGCCTGACCGCTTCGTCCTCGACCTTGACCCGGACCCGGCGTTGCCCTGGAAGAGCATGGTCGAGGCGACGCAGCTCACGTTATCGGTGCTCGATGAGCTGGGGCTCAAGGCGTTCCTCAAGACCAGCGGTGGCAAGGGCATCCATGTGGTGGTGCCGCTGACGCGCAAACTGGGTTGGGACGAGGTCAAGGGGTTCAGCCATGCGATTGTCAGCCACATGGCCAAGCTGCTGCCGGACCGTTTTTCGGCGGTGTCCGGGCCGAAGAACCGGGTAGGGCGGATCTTCATCGATTATCTGCGCAATGGTTTGGGCGCCACCACCATCTGCGCCTATGCCGCCCGGACCCGGGAAGGGTTGCCGGTGTCGGTGCCGATCTTTCGCGAGGAGGTGGCCGAGCTCAAGGGGGCGAATTTGTGGAATGTGCACAACGTTCATGAGCGGCTGGCGGAAGTGGGGCATGAGCCTTGGGCTGGGCTGAAGAAAACTCGCCAGAGCATTACTGCTGAGATGCGTAGGCGTATTGGTATGAGGAAGGCTTAA